From the Deinococcus sonorensis KR-87 genome, the window GCGTGCTGGTCCCGCCCTTCAGCCCGGCGCGCGAGGCCGGCGTGTTCGGCAGCACCGTGGCGATCACCAGACCGGAGTTCGGCAGCTTGTACTGCTGCTTGGCCTCGTCGCGCAGCTCGCCCAGGCCCACCGCGATCTGCTGGGTGCCGCCCGCGCCGTTCTGGAAGCCGATCAGGCCGGCCGTGATGCCCAGCACCGGGGCCGTCACCACGCCACCTTTGGCTGCCTGCAGCCGGGGCAGCAGGGTCTTGGCGGCGTTGATGGGAATGGCGAAGCCCACGCCCGCGCTCTGGCCGGTGCCGCTCTGCGAGCCGCTGGGGCTGATGATCTGGGTGTTGATGCCGATCACCTGTCCCGCGCTGTTCAGCAGTGGGCCGCCGCTGTTGCCGGGGTTGATGGCCGCGTCGGTCTGGATGGCGTTCTGGTTGATGCCCTGGCCGTTGGTGCTGAACCCGATCGGGATGCGCCGCTGCGTGCTGGAGACGATGCCTTCGGTGACGCTGAAGTCAAAGCCGAACGGCGCGCCCATTGCGATGGCCTTCTGGCCCACCGCCAGGGCGCTGGAGTCGCCCAGCGGAATCGGCCGGATCAGGTTCTTGGGCAGCGTGCTGCTGCGGATCAGCGCGAGGTCGTACTGCGGGGCGCGGCCGATCACGGTGGCGGCGTAGGTCTTGGTCTGGTTCTGGACCCGGATGGTGATCTTGTCGGCGTCCTGCACCACGTGGTAGTTGGTCAGGATGTCGCCCGCGGCATTCACGAAGAACCCGGAGCCCACGCCCTCCTGCACCTGCGCGCCGCCCTGCCCGAACATCATCTGGGCATAGGGGTCCGCCTGGACCGTCTGCTCGGTGCTGATGTAGACCAGCCCCGGCTCGTAGCGCTTGACGATGTCGATGGTGTTGGTCTCGTTCTGCAGCCGGGCGCCGGCTTCCTTCTGCACAGCGCTGGCCGCCGCGGCCGCCGTGCTTTTGGCCGTGCTGCCCGTCTGTTGCGCCAGTGAAACCGGCACCTGGTCGCGCATGACGGTGGCGCCGAGTCCCAGGCCCACCAACGCAGCGACCGTGACCAGGATGGTGTTCTTGTTCATGCCGCCATTAAACCAGCCGAACCCTCCAGCGCCCCTGAGTCTGGATGAGCACGGATTTAGTCAGGGAAAGGGGCGTCACCAAGCCGGCTTGGTCCAGCGTTTACACTGGTCGATTGATGAACGCTGCTCCCGCCTCCCACCGCTTCTCGGTGGCCCCGATGCTCGACTGGACCGACCGGCACTGCCGGATGTTCCACCGTCAGCACAGCCGCCATGCCCTGCTGTACACCGAGATGATCACCACCGGGGCACTGCTGCACGGCGACCGCGCCCGCCACCTGGACTTCAGCCCCGAGGAGGGGCCGGTGGCGCTGCAACTGGGCGGCTCGGACCCCGCCGCCCTGGCGGAGGCGGCCCGCCTGGGCGAGCAGTGGGGCTACCACGAGATCAACCTGAACGTGGGCTGCCCGAGTGACCGGGTTCAGAACGGCATGTTCGGGGCCTGCCTGATGGCGCGGCCCGAACTGGTGGCGGAGGGCGTGGCGGCCATGCGCGCGGCCACCCGGCTGCCGGTCACGGTCAAGCACCGCATCGGCATCGACGACCTCGACAGCTACGAGCACCTGACCCACTTCGTGAGTACGGTGGCGGCGGCCGGCTGCCAGACCTTCATCGTGCACGCCCGCAAGGCCTGGCTGAGCGGCCTCTCGCCCAAGCAGAACCGGGAGATCCCGCCGCTGCGCTACGAGGTGGTGCGGCAGCTGAAGCAGGACTTCCCGCACCTGACCTTCGTGCTCAACGGGGGCATCACCTCTCTGGAGGCCGCCCAGGCCCACCTCGGCTGGGCGGACGGCGTGATGGTGGGCCGGGAAGCGTATCAGAACCCCTACGTGCTGGCCCGCGTGGATGCCGACCTCTTCGGGGACGTGGCCCCGGTGCCCACCCGCCGCGAGGTGATGGAGCGCTACCTGCCGTACGTGGAGCGGATGCTGGCCCAGGACGTGTACCTCAGCCGCCTGATGCGCCACACGCTGGGCCTGTTCGCGGGGCAGCCGGGGGCGCGCCACTGGAAGCGCACCCTCTCGGAGCGGGCGCACCTGCCGGGCGCTGGTCTGGACGTGATCGAGGCGGCGCTGAGCGGCGTGCCGGACGCGGTGCTGGATGCCCGCCCGGAAGCAGCGGTGCTGGCCGGATAGGCACAGGCAACACATGGCCCCCGGACCCGTAAGGGCATCCGGGGGCCATGTGTTGCTGCCTTACCGGCGGGTGTAGTCCTGCTCGCCCTTCAGACTGCCCACCCACGCCGCGATGATGTCGATGCAGGCCTGCACGTCGCTGAGGCGCACCATCTCGCTGGGGCTGTGCATGTAGCGGTTGGGAATGCTGACCACGGCGGCCGGCACGCCCGCGCGCGTCAGCGCCAGGGTGTCGTTGTCGGTGCCGGTGTAGCGGCCGCTGGCCGAGAGGGTGTAGGGAATGCTCTGCTCGGCGGCCACCTGCTTCATCTGCCGCACGATCACCGGGTTGAGCATCGGGCCCACCGACAGGTTGGCGCCGCTGCCGAAGGGGGCCACGCCGTACTTCTTCTCCTCCACGCCCGGCTGGCTGGTCTCGTGCGTCACGTCCACCACCACGCCCGCCACCGGGTTCAGGTGGTAGCCGCTGACCTGCGCGCCGAAGCAGCCGATCTCCTCCTGGCTGGTGGCCACCGCCACCACCCGGCGCGTGACGCCGGCGGCCTTCATGGCCCGCAGCGCCTCCAGCACGATGAAGGCCCCGGCGCGGTTGTCCACCGCCTTGCTGATGATGTGGCCGTTCTGCTCGATGGGCGGCTGCTCGATCACGCCGACCGTGCCGACCGGCACGCGCCGCTTGACCTCCTCGACCTCCAGGGCGGTGTCGATCCACAGGTCTTCGAGCTTGCTGGCCTTGCTGCGGTCCTCGGCGTCCATCACGTGGATGGCCTTTTTGCCGATCACGCCCAGGATGTCGCCGTCCTCGGCCAGCAGCCGCACACGCTGGCCCACCAGCACCTGCGGGTCCCAGCCACCGACCGGCAGCACCGAGATGAAGCCCTTGTCGTTGATGTACGACACGATCAGCCCGATCTCGTCGAGGTGGCCCATCAGGGCGATCGGCCGGTCCTCGGAGACGTTGATCTCCGCGTAGACGTTGCCGTAGTGGTCTTCCGTCACGCGGTCGGCAAAGGTCTCAGCTTCGGCGCGCCAGACGGCGGCGGCGCGGGCTTCGTACCCGCTGGGAGCAGCCTGGGACAGCAGGGCCTTCAGAAAGTCAAGATTCACCCGGGAAGTCTAGCGTGTCTGCATGCAGGATGCAGGCGGCCCCCTGACGGACAGGCGCGGATGGCCTGCTACACTGCCTTTCATGAAACTCGTTCTCGCCGTCATCCAGGATGCCGACGCAGCGACCCTGATGCGTGCCCTGTCCGAAAATGCCTTCGAGGTCACGAAGCTGGCCTCCACCGGCGGCTTCCTGCGCGAGGGCAACACCACCCTGATGATCGGCGTCCAGAATGAACGGATGGACGCCCTCAAGCGCCTGGTGTCGCAGACCTGCCGCTCCCGCACCCGGCTGGTAACCCCCAGCGTCCCGATGGGCGAGCAGGGCGAGGGCCTGGTGGCCGAACCGGTGGAGGTGCCGGTAGGCGGCGCCGTGATGTTTGTGCTGGGTGTGGACGAGTTCGTGCGGGTATAACGCGGCGCGGGCGCTAGACTGCGCCGATGCCGACTGCCTCCCTCCGACGCTCCTTGACCGTGCTGGCGCTGGCCGCCCTGAGCAGCGTGTCCGTCTTCGCCCAGGTGGGCGCGCCCGTGGCCAGGCTGCTGCAGCAGCCGGCCTTTCACGGGTTCCAGCAGGCCGGCGCGCAGCTGAGCGGCCCCGGCGGCGTCCGGGTGCAGCTGACCCCGCGGGGCCGCTTTCTGGAACAGGCCACCCTGACCGTGCCCTCCGCCGAT encodes:
- the dusA gene encoding tRNA dihydrouridine(20/20a) synthase DusA; this translates as MNAAPASHRFSVAPMLDWTDRHCRMFHRQHSRHALLYTEMITTGALLHGDRARHLDFSPEEGPVALQLGGSDPAALAEAARLGEQWGYHEINLNVGCPSDRVQNGMFGACLMARPELVAEGVAAMRAATRLPVTVKHRIGIDDLDSYEHLTHFVSTVAAAGCQTFIVHARKAWLSGLSPKQNREIPPLRYEVVRQLKQDFPHLTFVLNGGITSLEAAQAHLGWADGVMVGREAYQNPYVLARVDADLFGDVAPVPTRREVMERYLPYVERMLAQDVYLSRLMRHTLGLFAGQPGARHWKRTLSERAHLPGAGLDVIEAALSGVPDAVLDARPEAAVLAG
- a CDS encoding cyclic-di-AMP receptor; this encodes MKLVLAVIQDADAATLMRALSENAFEVTKLASTGGFLREGNTTLMIGVQNERMDALKRLVSQTCRSRTRLVTPSVPMGEQGEGLVAEPVEVPVGGAVMFVLGVDEFVRV
- a CDS encoding M42 family metallopeptidase, translating into MNLDFLKALLSQAAPSGYEARAAAVWRAEAETFADRVTEDHYGNVYAEINVSEDRPIALMGHLDEIGLIVSYINDKGFISVLPVGGWDPQVLVGQRVRLLAEDGDILGVIGKKAIHVMDAEDRSKASKLEDLWIDTALEVEEVKRRVPVGTVGVIEQPPIEQNGHIISKAVDNRAGAFIVLEALRAMKAAGVTRRVVAVATSQEEIGCFGAQVSGYHLNPVAGVVVDVTHETSQPGVEEKKYGVAPFGSGANLSVGPMLNPVIVRQMKQVAAEQSIPYTLSASGRYTGTDNDTLALTRAGVPAAVVSIPNRYMHSPSEMVRLSDVQACIDIIAAWVGSLKGEQDYTRR
- a CDS encoding S1C family serine protease; translation: MNKNTILVTVAALVGLGLGATVMRDQVPVSLAQQTGSTAKSTAAAAASAVQKEAGARLQNETNTIDIVKRYEPGLVYISTEQTVQADPYAQMMFGQGGAQVQEGVGSGFFVNAAGDILTNYHVVQDADKITIRVQNQTKTYAATVIGRAPQYDLALIRSSTLPKNLIRPIPLGDSSALAVGQKAIAMGAPFGFDFSVTEGIVSSTQRRIPIGFSTNGQGINQNAIQTDAAINPGNSGGPLLNSAGQVIGINTQIISPSGSQSGTGQSAGVGFAIPINAAKTLLPRLQAAKGGVVTAPVLGITAGLIGFQNGAGGTQQIAVGLGELRDEAKQQYKLPNSGLVIATVLPNTPASRAGLKGGTSTQQFQGGQISLGGDVITKVNGQPIDTLEDLQSYLIDKRQGDTITLTVVRGGKSRNVKVTLDASAFSN